Proteins from a single region of Orcinus orca chromosome 20, mOrcOrc1.1, whole genome shotgun sequence:
- the LOC101279767 gene encoding heat shock factor-binding protein 1-like, with product MAKTDPKAVQDLTSVVQTPLQQMQAKFQTMSDQIIGRIDDMSSCMDDLEKNITDLMTQAGVEELDGENKIPATQKS from the coding sequence ATGGCCAAGACTGACCCCAAGGCCGTGCAGGATCTCACTTCGGTGGTGCAGACACCCCTGCAACAGATGCAAGCTAAATTTCAGACCATGTCCGACCAGATCATTGGAAGAATTGATGACATGAGCAGTTGCATGGATGACCTGGAGAAAAATATCACAGACCTCATGACACAGGCTGGGGTGGAAGAGCTGGATGGTGAAAACAAGATCCCTGCCACACAGAAGAGCTGA